One Oryza brachyantha chromosome 3, ObraRS2, whole genome shotgun sequence DNA segment encodes these proteins:
- the LOC102704964 gene encoding probable aldehyde oxidase 2, which produces MGSEAAAAAAVVVAVNGERYEAAGVDPSTTLLEFLRTRTPVRGPKLGCGEGGCGACVVVVSKYDAAADEVTEFSASSCLTLLGSLHLCAVTTSEGIGNSRDGFHPVQRRLSGFHASQCGFCTPGMCMSIYSALAKADRASARPAPPPGFSKLTAAEAEKAISGNLCRCTGYRPIVDACKSFAADVDLEDLGLNAFWKKGADERADASKLPAYSGGAAAVCTFPEFLKSEIRSSMGQANGGAPAVAVTGDGWFHPKSIEEFQMLLDSNLFDERSVKIVASNTGSGVYKDQDLHAKYINISHIPELSAINRSSKGVELGAAVSISKAIEILSDGDTVFRKIADHLSKVASPFVRNTATLGGNIIMAQRLAFASDIATVLLAAGSTLTIQVASKRTYLTLEEFLKQPPCDSRTLLVSISIPDWGSDHGITFETFRAAPRPLGNAVSYVNSAFLAKSSVDAASGSHLIEDVCLAFGAFGSEHAIRARKVEEFLKGKLVSAPVILEAVRLLKGIVSPAEGTTHPEYRVSLAVSYLFRFLSSLANGLGKPENANAPNGSYTNGTAKENSSVESSPENHSRDDSSFLPIKSRQEMVFSDEYKPVGKPIEKAGAELQASGEAVYVDDIPAPKDCLYGAFIYSTHPRAHIKGVNFRSSLASQKIITVITAKDIPTGGENVGSCFPMIGDEALFVDQVSEFAGQNIGVVISETQRYAYMAAKQAVIEYSTENLQPPILTIEDAVQHNSYFQVPPFLAPKPIGDFNQAMSEADHKIIDGEVKLESQYYFYMETQTALAIPDEDNCITIYCSAQLPELTQNTVARCLGVPFHNVRIITRRVGGGFGGKAMKAMHIAAACAVAAFKLRRPVRMYLDRKTDMIMAGGRHPMKVKYSVGFKSDGKITGLHLDLKINAGISPDVSPVMPAAIVGALKKYNWGALALDIKVCKTNVSSKSAMRAPGDAQGTFIAEAIVEHIASALSVDTNAIRRKNLHDFESLKVFYGDSAGDPSTYSLVTIFDKLASSPEYQQRAAMVEHFNGGNRWKKRGISCVPITYNVSLRPTPGKVSILNDGSIAVEVGGVEIGQGLWTKVKQMTAFALGQLCDDGGEGLIGEVRVIQADTLSMIQGGFTGGSTTSETSCEAVRKSCAALVERLKPIKEKAGTLPWKSLIAQASMANVKLTEHAYWTPDPTFTSYLNYGAAISEVEIDVLTGATTILRSDLVYDCGQSLNPAVDLGQVEGAFVQGIGFFTNEEYATNSDGLVIHDGTWTYKIPTVDTIPKQFNVELINSARDHKRVLSSKASGEPPLLLASSVHCAMREAIRAARKEFATGAGAVGSALTFQMDVPATMPAVKELCGLDVVERYLESFPAKA; this is translated from the exons atgggctcggaggcggcggccgcggcggcggtggtggtggcggtgaacGGCGAGCGGTACGAGGCGGCCGGGGTCGACCCGTCCACGACGCTGCTCGAGTTCCTCCGCACCCGGACCCCCGTCCGCGGCCCCAAGCTCGGCTGCGGCGAAG gTGGATGCGGCGCATGCGTGGTGGTCGTGTCCAAGTACGAcgcggccgccgacgaggtgACGGAGTTCTCGGCGAGCTCCTGCCTGACGCTGCTCGGCAGCCTGCACCTCTGCGCGGTGACCACCAGCGAGGGCATCGGCAACTCCAGGGATGGCTTCCACCCCGTGCAGCGCCGGCTGTCCGGCTTCCACGCCTCGCAGTGCGGCTTCTGCACCCCGGGCATGTGCATGTCCATCTACTCCGCGCTCGCCAAGGCCGACAGGGCGTCCgcccgccccgcgccgccgccggggttCTCGAagctcaccgccgccgaggccgagaAGGCGATCTCTGGGAACCTCTGCCGCTGCACCGGCTACAGGCCCATCGTCGACGCCTGCAAGagcttcgccgccgacgtcgaccTCGAGGACCTCGGCCTCAACGCCTTCTGGAAGAAAGGCGCCGACGAGCGCGCTGACGCCAGCAAGCTGCCGGCCTActccggtggcgccgccgccgtctgcaCGTTCCCGGAGTTCCTCAAGTCGGAGATCAGGTCATCCATGGGTCAAGCGAACGGCGGtgcaccggcggtggcggtcaCCGGAGACGGCTGGTTTCATCCCAAGAGCATCGAGGAGTTCCAGATGTTGCTTGACTCCAACCTGTTCGACGAAAGGTCTGTGAAGATTGTGGCATCAAACACCGGCTCCGGGGTGTACAAGGATCAAGACCTCCATGCCAAGTACATCAACATCTCGCACATTCCAGAGCTCTCAGCCATCAACAGAAGCAGCAAGGGCGTCGAGCTCGGAGCAGCCGTGTCTATCTCCAAAGCCATCGAGATACTGTCAGATGGAGACACGGTGTTTAGAAAGATCGCCGATCACCTGAGCAAGGTAGCCTCGCCTTTCGTCAGGAACACAGCAACCCTAGGAGGCAACATCATCATGGCGCAGAGGCTGGCGTTCGCGTCAGACATCGCAACTGTTCTTCTCGCTGCAGGATCAACTCTCACCATCCAGGTGGCTTCCAAGAGGACGTATCTCACCCTGGAGGAGTTCTTGAAGCAGCCTCCATGTGATTCCAGGACTTTGCTGGTCAGCATCTCTATCCCTGATTGGGGTTCAGATCATGGCATCACCTTTGAGACATTCCGTGCAGCTCCTCGTCCACTTGGCAATGCTGTCTCATATGTTAATTCTGCATTCCTGGCAAAGAGTTCAGTGGATGCAGCATCAGGGAGCCATCTCATTGAGGATGTTTGCTTGGCATTCGGCGCTTTTGGGTCTGAACACGCCATCAGAGCTAGGAAGGTTGAGGAGTTTCTGAAGGGAAAATTGGTTAGTGCACCTGTGATACTTGAAGCAGTTAGGCTGCTTAAAGGGATTGTTTCACCAGCAGAAGGCACAACACATCCTGAATACAGAGTCAGCTTGGCTGTCAGTTATCTGTTTAGATTCCTGTCTTCCCTTGCTAATGGCTTGGGTAAGCCTGAAAATGCTAATGCTCCCAATGGTTCATATACTAATGGAACCGCGAAAGAGAACAGCAGCGTGGAGTCCTCACCAGAGAATCACTCGAGGGACGACAGCTCCTTTTTACCAATAAAATCAAGGCAAGAGATGGTTTTCTCTGATGAATACAAACCAGTCGGTAAACCGATCGAGAAAGCCGGGGCAGAACTCCAAGCTTCTG GGGAGGCAGTGTACGTTGATGACATACCTGCTCCAAAGGATTGCCTCTATGGAGCATTTATCTACAGCACACACCCTCGCGCTCACATAAAAGGTGTAAACTTCAGATCATCTTTGGCTTCACAGAAAATCATCACAGTAATCACTGCAAAGGACATTCCTACTGGTGGAGAAAATGTTGGATCCTGCTTCCCAATGATAGGAGATGAAGCGCTTTTCGTTGATCAAGTTTCTGAATTTGCCGGTCAAAATATTGGTGTCGTG ATTTCTGAAACACAAAGGTACGCCTATATGGCGGCGAAGCAAGCTGTGATCGAATATAGTACCGAAAATCTTCAGCCACCAATTCTGACAATAGAAGATGCTGTCCAGCATAACAGCTACTTCCAAGTTCCCCCATTTTTAGCTCCTAAGCCAATTGGCGACTTCAACCAAGCCATGTCTGAAGCTGATCACAAGATCATAGATGGGGAG GTGAAACTTGAATCCCAGTACTATTTCTACATGGAGACACAAACGGCCTTAGCTATCCCTGATGAAGATAACTGTATAACCATCTACTGCTCAGCGCAACTACCTGAGCTTACTCAAAATACTGTTGCAAGGTGCCTCGGCGTTCCATTTCACAATGTACGAATCATCACGAGAAGAGTTGGTGGAGGATTTGGTGGAAAGGCAATGAAAGCAATGCAT ATTGCAGCTGCGTGTGCTGTCGCAGCATTCAAGCTGCGGCGTCCGGTGCGGATGTACCTCGATCGCAAGACGGACATGATAATGGCGGGAGGGAGGCATCCGATGAAGGTGAAATACTCCGTCGGGTTCAAGTCCGATGGCAAGATCACGGGTCTGCACCTTGACCTCAAGATCAACGCCGGGATATCGCCGGACGTCAGCCCGGTGATGCCGGCCGCCATTGTCGGGGCTCTGAAGAAGTACAACTGGGGCGCTCTCGCGTTGGACATCAAAGTCTGCAAGACGAACGTCTCGTCCAAGTCGGCGATGCGGGCTCCCGGCGACGCGCAGGGCACTTTCATCGCCGAGGCCATCGTCGAACACATCGCCTCCGCGCTCTCGGTGGACACGAACGCCATCAGGAGGAAGAACCTCCATGACTTCGAGAGCCTCAAGGTGTTCTACGGGGATAGCGCGGGGGATCCTTCGACATACAGCCTCGTCACCATCTTCGACAAGCTGGCGTCATCGCCGGAGTACCAGCAGAGGGCGGCCATGGTCGAGCACTTCAACGGCGGCAACAGGTGGAAGAAGCGTGGGATTTCTTGCGTGCCGATCACCTACAACGTGAGCCTCCGGCCGACTCCGGGGAAGGTGTCCATCCTGAACGACGGCTCCATCGCCGTCGAagtcggcggcgtcgagaTCGGGCAGGGGCTTTGGACGAAGGTGAAGCAGATGACCGCGTTCGCGCTGGGCCAGCtgtgcgacgacggcggcgagggcctcATCGGCGAGGTCCGCGTCATCCAGGCCGACACCCTGAGCATGATCCAGGGAGGGTTCACCGGCGGGAGCACCACCTCCGAGACCAGCTGCGAGGCTGTTCGAAAGTCGTGCGCTGCGCTCGTCGAGAGGCTGAAGCCCATCAAAGAGAAGGCTGGCACCTTACCATGGAAATCCTTGATCGCCCAG GCAAGCATGGCGAATGTGAAGCTGACGGAGCACGCGTACTGGACCCCTGACCCGACGTTCACTAGCTACTTGAACTATGGAGCTGCCATCAGTGAG GTGGAAATCGATGTGCTGACGGGAGCCACCACCATCCTGAGGAGCGACCTCGTGTATGACTGCGGGCAGAGTCTGAACCCTGCTGTGGACTTGGGCCAG GTGGAGGGCGCGTTCGTTCAGGGGATCGGCTTCTTCACGAACGAGGAGTACGCGACCAACTCCGACGGGCTGGTCATCCACGACGGCACGTGGACGTACAAGATCCCCACCGTGGACACCATCCCCAAGCAGTTCAACGTCGAGCTCATCAACAGCGCCCGCGATCACAAGCGCGTCCTCTCATCCAAAG CCTCCGGtgagccgccgctgctgctggcgtCGTCGGTGCACTGCGCGATGAGGGAGGCGATCAGGGCAGCCAGGAAGGAGttcgccaccggcgccggcgccgtcggctCGGCGCTGACGTTCCAGATGGACGTGCCGGCGACGATGCCGGCCGTCAAGGAGCTCTGCGGCCTCGACGTCGTCGAGAGGTATCTCGAGAGCTTTCCTGCAAAAGCTTAG